In one window of Streptomyces sp. NBC_01224 DNA:
- a CDS encoding MBL fold metallo-hydrolase, with protein sequence MNTVNPMHLTLTKKTHSCIRLEKDGQTLVIDPGGLSEEDAAVGADAILVTHEHFDHFDEGRLRAGMEANPAAEIWTLRSVADQVSAAFPGRVHTVGHGDTFSAAGFDVQVHGELHAVIHPDIPRITNIGFMVDGSLFHPGDALTVPDQPVDTLLLPVMAPWNKISEVIDYVRAVKPRRAIDIHDALLADLARPVYDNQIGSLGGADHGRLTPGDSTGL encoded by the coding sequence ATGAACACCGTGAACCCCATGCACCTGACACTGACCAAGAAGACGCACTCCTGCATCCGTCTGGAGAAGGACGGGCAGACGCTCGTCATCGACCCGGGCGGCCTGTCGGAGGAGGACGCCGCCGTCGGCGCCGACGCGATACTGGTGACGCACGAGCACTTCGACCACTTCGACGAGGGGCGGCTGCGCGCCGGCATGGAGGCCAATCCGGCCGCCGAGATCTGGACCCTGCGCAGCGTCGCCGACCAGGTCTCGGCGGCCTTCCCGGGCCGGGTCCACACCGTCGGCCACGGCGACACCTTCTCCGCGGCGGGCTTCGATGTACAGGTGCACGGCGAGCTGCACGCGGTGATCCACCCGGACATTCCGCGTATCACCAACATCGGCTTCATGGTGGACGGTTCACTCTTCCACCCGGGCGACGCGCTCACCGTCCCCGACCAGCCGGTCGACACTCTGCTGCTCCCGGTGATGGCCCCCTGGAACAAGATCTCCGAGGTCATCGACTACGTACGCGCGGTCAAGCCGCGCCGCGCCATCGACATCCACGACGCGCTGCTCGCCGATCTGGCCCGCCCGGTCTACGACAACCAGATCGGCAGCCTCGGCGGCGCCGACCACGGCCGGCTGACCCCGGGGGACTCGACCGGTCTGTGA
- the pcaDC gene encoding bifunctional 3-oxoadipate enol-lactonase/4-carboxymuconolactone decarboxylase PcaDC: protein MWEREGVSEKNVETLQYRFDGPEEAPVLVMGTFLGATWHMWDRQIPELTQHWRVFRFDLPGHGGAPAHPATAVTELSDRLLATLDGLGVQRFGYAGCSIGGAIGADLALRHPHRVASLALVAASPRFGSADEFRQRGVVVRTNGLEPMARTAPERWFTPGFAAAQPAIVEWAVQMVRTTDPGCYIAACEALAAFDIRGELGRITVPTLVLVGAEDRVTGPGDARTLVAGIPDARLALVPGASHLAPVEQPGAVTDLLLTHFSTAWQDTLAAIPVPPFAPQLSTPVLPVAEITAATPQPDTGTTGRADPYESGMKVRREVLGDAHVDRAMATSDDFTGDFQELVTRYAWGEVWTREGLDRRTRSCVTLTALVTSGHLESLAVHVRAALRNGLTPAEIKEVLMQTAVYCGVPAASAAFSIAQIVIQEETTLRP, encoded by the coding sequence ATGTGGGAGCGTGAGGGGGTGAGTGAGAAGAACGTCGAAACCCTGCAATACCGCTTTGACGGGCCAGAAGAGGCCCCGGTCCTCGTCATGGGGACCTTCCTCGGTGCTACATGGCACATGTGGGACCGGCAGATACCGGAGCTCACCCAGCACTGGAGAGTCTTCCGCTTCGACCTCCCCGGCCACGGCGGCGCCCCCGCCCACCCCGCGACCGCCGTCACCGAACTCTCCGACCGGCTGCTCGCCACTCTCGACGGGCTCGGCGTCCAGCGCTTCGGGTACGCGGGCTGCTCCATCGGCGGCGCGATCGGTGCCGACCTCGCGCTGCGCCACCCGCACCGGGTCGCCTCGCTGGCGCTGGTCGCCGCCTCGCCCCGGTTCGGCAGCGCCGACGAGTTCCGCCAGCGCGGGGTGGTCGTCCGCACCAACGGCCTGGAGCCGATGGCCCGCACCGCGCCGGAGCGCTGGTTCACCCCCGGTTTTGCCGCGGCCCAGCCGGCCATCGTCGAGTGGGCCGTCCAGATGGTCCGCACCACCGACCCCGGCTGTTACATCGCCGCCTGCGAAGCCCTCGCCGCCTTCGACATCCGCGGTGAACTCGGCCGCATCACCGTTCCGACCCTCGTACTGGTCGGCGCCGAGGACCGGGTCACCGGGCCGGGCGACGCCCGCACTCTGGTCGCGGGCATACCGGACGCCCGGCTCGCCCTCGTCCCCGGCGCCTCCCACCTCGCCCCGGTCGAGCAGCCCGGAGCCGTCACGGATCTGCTCCTCACCCACTTCTCCACGGCCTGGCAGGACACCCTCGCCGCCATCCCCGTCCCGCCCTTCGCCCCGCAGCTCTCCACCCCGGTGCTGCCCGTCGCGGAGATCACCGCAGCCACACCGCAGCCCGACACCGGGACCACCGGACGCGCCGACCCGTACGAGTCCGGCATGAAGGTGCGCCGCGAGGTGCTGGGCGACGCCCATGTGGACCGGGCCATGGCCACCTCCGACGATTTCACCGGCGACTTCCAGGAGCTGGTCACGCGCTACGCCTGGGGCGAGGTCTGGACCCGGGAGGGCCTGGACCGCCGTACCCGCAGCTGTGTCACGCTCACCGCGCTGGTCACCTCGGGCCATCTGGAGAGCCTGGCCGTCCATGTCAGGGCCGCGCTGCGCAACGGCCTCACCCCGGCCGAGATCAAGGAGGTGCTGATGCAGACCGCCGTGTACTGCGGTGTACCGGCCGCGAGCGCCGCCTTCTCGATCGCCCAGATCGTGATTCAGGAAGAAACGACGCTCCGCCCGTAG
- a CDS encoding tyrosine-type recombinase/integrase: MSVPIKKLPPNAKGQIRYRFVVDVGTHSSTGKRQQVTRTFGTLREAKAEYARITNRRYETASVPFDARTLDEWLDQWLAKKAEDLEVSTVYSYTMTLGRLRGRLGHIRLQELTEDDVEAWMKWALREGRVRGGKAGTGLGVASVEMSLARLKEALDRAVTRRLVEVNVAREVTIPRNLRKAERRTKAMAPPWNLAEVRAFVCAVKDDRLCAAFLLSLMGLRPAEICGMRWADVDLGRATLAVTRTRTLMGNRFVVEKDAKSLAGERQLPLPDLVGEALADFKATQLAEKLAAGERYEDNGYVLVDRLGRALNGRQLRERAYQVMAENALRRVRLYDARASCFTYLANNGVPDHLLARWAGHTDVRTTKRWYVKPDVEDLRPAADMWGELAIAPAPAHEENVRCGSVRG; encoded by the coding sequence GTGTCTGTTCCGATCAAGAAGCTTCCCCCTAATGCGAAGGGGCAGATCCGGTACCGGTTTGTGGTCGACGTGGGAACTCACTCCTCGACTGGGAAGCGGCAGCAGGTGACCCGCACCTTCGGCACGCTGAGGGAAGCGAAGGCCGAGTATGCGCGCATCACGAACCGTCGCTACGAGACGGCGTCCGTGCCGTTCGATGCGAGGACGCTGGACGAGTGGCTCGATCAGTGGCTCGCAAAGAAGGCGGAGGACCTGGAGGTGAGCACCGTCTACAGCTACACCATGACCCTGGGCCGGCTTCGGGGAAGGCTCGGGCACATCCGGCTTCAGGAACTCACTGAGGATGACGTCGAGGCGTGGATGAAGTGGGCGCTGCGGGAGGGACGGGTTCGAGGCGGCAAGGCGGGCACCGGTCTCGGGGTGGCCTCGGTCGAAATGTCGCTGGCGCGGCTGAAGGAGGCGCTCGACCGGGCGGTGACGCGGCGCCTCGTCGAGGTGAACGTCGCCCGGGAGGTGACGATCCCCCGGAACCTTCGGAAAGCGGAGCGGCGGACGAAAGCGATGGCCCCGCCCTGGAACCTCGCGGAGGTACGCGCCTTCGTGTGCGCGGTCAAGGACGACCGACTGTGCGCCGCTTTCCTTCTGTCCCTGATGGGCCTGCGGCCGGCGGAGATCTGCGGGATGCGCTGGGCCGACGTCGATCTGGGAAGGGCCACCCTGGCTGTCACCCGGACCCGGACGCTGATGGGCAACCGGTTCGTGGTCGAAAAGGATGCGAAGTCGCTTGCTGGTGAGCGGCAGCTTCCCCTGCCCGATCTGGTGGGGGAGGCCCTCGCCGACTTCAAGGCCACGCAACTCGCCGAGAAGCTCGCGGCGGGGGAGAGATACGAGGACAACGGGTACGTGCTCGTAGATCGACTCGGCAGGGCACTCAACGGGCGGCAGCTGCGTGAGCGGGCGTACCAGGTCATGGCCGAGAACGCGCTGCGCCGGGTCCGTTTGTACGACGCCCGCGCGAGCTGTTTCACCTATCTGGCGAACAACGGGGTGCCGGACCATCTGCTTGCCCGCTGGGCAGGGCACACCGACGTCCGGACGACGAAGCGTTGGTATGTGAAGCCGGATGTGGAGGATCTACGGCCGGCTGCGGATATGTGGGGAGAACTGGCGATTGCCCCCGCCCCCGCTCACGAAGAGAATGTGAGATGTGGGAGCGTGAGGGGGTGA
- a CDS encoding NUDIX domain-containing protein: MLPGGRVEPGETAAEAAGREVREETGLRVSVGELLWVREYLPERHSGNPYQRTQLQQLQLYFKAQLDSDAALLATAPDRTQSAVVWHPLATLSELVVDVAGAHRLALEVVADMPEGGMART, from the coding sequence GTGCTGCCCGGCGGACGTGTCGAGCCTGGTGAGACGGCTGCCGAGGCAGCCGGCCGTGAGGTGCGGGAGGAGACTGGACTGCGGGTCAGTGTCGGTGAACTGCTCTGGGTCCGCGAGTACCTGCCGGAGCGGCATTCCGGCAATCCGTATCAACGCACCCAATTGCAGCAGCTTCAGCTGTACTTCAAAGCCCAACTGGACTCCGACGCCGCGTTGCTGGCGACGGCGCCAGACCGCACACAATCGGCCGTAGTCTGGCATCCCCTGGCCACGCTCAGCGAGCTGGTCGTAGACGTGGCCGGTGCGCATCGACTCGCACTGGAGGTCGTAGCGGACATGCCGGAAGGCGGCATGGCCCGCACGTGA
- a CDS encoding MFS transporter yields MSTPTAPPSPHRWTALVLIALAQFAVIMDTSIIGVALPKMQVDLGFSPEGLSWVFNAYVVAFGGLLLLGGRLSDLFGAKRIFVAGWTVMAAGSLVAGLASEVWVELTGRALQGIGAALIAPSALTLLMTLFGARPKELTKALALYGAAAPAGGTAGVFLGGVITEYASWPWVFYINIPIALVVLAATPAVMPSAPVRRGSVDFAGAATVTVGLATAVYAIVRAPETGWGSAQTWLVLLAGVALIAAFIAIQSKRREPLMRLGIWRAPNLAGANIAQLLMAAAWIPMWFFLNLYLQQVLGLGAFASGAALLPMTVAIMIMMIVLAPRLIARFGTKPLIVTGLLALAAGMLWLSFARAEGTFWVDVLPASLLAAAGMSLAFIPSLGTALSSARPEEGGLASGIVNTSYQVGSALGLAAMTAVSAAYGARELGNPGALTNGFSAAFLGAAALAAVGALASLLTLRTAPAPDSTHSEEQPTKANAA; encoded by the coding sequence ATGTCAACCCCAACCGCCCCTCCAAGTCCACACCGCTGGACGGCGCTCGTCCTCATAGCCCTGGCCCAGTTCGCGGTCATCATGGACACGTCCATCATCGGTGTGGCTCTCCCCAAGATGCAGGTTGACCTGGGCTTCTCCCCGGAGGGCCTGTCCTGGGTGTTCAACGCCTACGTCGTTGCCTTCGGCGGGCTTCTCCTGCTCGGCGGGCGGCTGTCCGACCTGTTCGGCGCCAAGCGGATCTTCGTTGCCGGCTGGACCGTGATGGCCGCGGGATCCCTGGTCGCCGGCCTCGCCTCTGAGGTCTGGGTCGAACTGACCGGCCGTGCCCTGCAGGGCATCGGTGCCGCGCTGATCGCCCCCTCCGCCCTGACCCTGCTGATGACGCTCTTCGGCGCCCGCCCCAAGGAGCTGACCAAGGCGCTGGCTCTGTACGGCGCCGCGGCCCCGGCAGGCGGCACCGCCGGCGTCTTCCTCGGCGGTGTCATCACCGAGTACGCCAGCTGGCCCTGGGTGTTCTACATCAACATCCCGATCGCCCTGGTCGTGCTGGCTGCCACCCCGGCTGTCATGCCCTCGGCCCCGGTCCGCCGCGGCTCCGTCGATTTCGCGGGAGCGGCCACCGTCACCGTGGGACTGGCCACCGCCGTCTACGCCATCGTCCGCGCCCCCGAAACCGGCTGGGGCTCAGCCCAGACCTGGCTCGTACTGCTGGCCGGCGTGGCCCTGATCGCCGCGTTCATCGCCATCCAGTCCAAGCGCCGCGAGCCGCTGATGCGGCTGGGTATCTGGCGGGCCCCCAACCTGGCCGGAGCGAACATCGCGCAACTGCTGATGGCCGCCGCGTGGATCCCGATGTGGTTCTTCCTCAACCTCTACCTCCAGCAGGTCCTGGGACTGGGCGCCTTCGCCTCCGGCGCGGCCCTGCTGCCCATGACGGTCGCCATCATGATCATGATGATCGTCCTGGCGCCCCGCCTGATCGCCCGCTTCGGGACCAAGCCATTGATCGTCACCGGCCTGCTGGCCCTCGCGGCAGGCATGCTGTGGCTGTCCTTCGCCCGGGCGGAGGGCACCTTCTGGGTCGACGTCCTGCCCGCCTCCCTGCTGGCCGCGGCCGGCATGTCGCTGGCGTTCATCCCCTCCCTCGGCACCGCGCTGTCCAGTGCACGCCCCGAAGAAGGCGGCCTGGCCTCCGGCATCGTCAACACCAGCTACCAGGTCGGCTCCGCTCTCGGACTGGCCGCGATGACGGCCGTGTCCGCGGCGTACGGCGCCCGCGAACTCGGCAACCCCGGTGCGCTCACCAACGGGTTCTCCGCCGCCTTCCTCGGCGCAGCAGCCCTCGCTGCCGTCGGCGCACTCGCGTCACTGCTCACCCTGCGCACCGCCCCCGCGCCGGATTCCACTCACAGCGAGGAGCAGCCCACCAAGGCGAACGCAGCCTGA
- a CDS encoding LysR family transcriptional regulator, translating into MERVELECFLILAEELHFGRTADRMRLSRARVSQLVQRLERRIGAPLFVRTSRRVALTALGRQLRDDLEPHYRAVEAAIARATASARGIKRGIKGVLHVGFSSPPAGEIVMRAAEALRISHPELGVEICEVPFSDPFGQLRNGEFDVQLTELPVREDDLGEGPTLLTEERVLAISSRHPLAAGEKVSLEDLADVLLLTIDGELPDYRLEHHVPARTPSGRPIGHGPAVTNMQEALLLVAGGKGALLSAAHTAAYYTRPGVAYIPFEDADPIGYGLVWRAGDDTSAVQVFARTALEVVRNTHGI; encoded by the coding sequence ATGGAACGCGTTGAACTGGAGTGCTTTCTCATCCTCGCCGAGGAGCTGCACTTCGGCCGCACGGCGGATCGGATGCGGCTGTCGCGCGCTCGGGTGAGCCAGCTCGTCCAACGCCTGGAACGCCGCATCGGCGCCCCGCTGTTCGTCCGTACGAGCCGCCGCGTCGCCCTCACCGCCCTTGGCCGGCAGCTCCGCGACGACCTTGAGCCGCACTACCGCGCGGTCGAGGCCGCCATCGCACGGGCCACCGCCTCCGCGCGCGGTATCAAACGCGGTATCAAGGGGGTGCTGCACGTCGGGTTCTCCAGCCCGCCGGCCGGGGAGATCGTGATGAGGGCCGCGGAGGCGCTCCGTATCAGCCACCCCGAGTTGGGCGTGGAGATCTGTGAGGTGCCGTTCTCGGACCCGTTCGGGCAGTTGCGCAACGGCGAGTTCGATGTGCAGCTCACGGAGCTCCCCGTGCGCGAAGACGATCTGGGCGAGGGGCCCACCCTGCTCACGGAGGAGCGTGTGCTGGCGATCTCGTCCAGGCATCCGCTGGCCGCCGGGGAGAAAGTGTCGCTCGAAGATCTGGCCGATGTGCTGTTGCTGACCATCGACGGTGAACTCCCGGACTACCGGCTGGAGCACCATGTGCCAGCGCGCACGCCCAGCGGCAGACCGATCGGCCACGGTCCGGCCGTCACCAACATGCAAGAGGCACTCCTGCTCGTCGCCGGCGGCAAAGGGGCCTTGCTGTCAGCCGCGCACACCGCCGCGTATTACACCCGGCCCGGCGTCGCGTACATTCCGTTCGAGGACGCCGACCCCATCGGCTACGGCTTGGTATGGCGGGCCGGGGACGACACCAGCGCCGTCCAGGTCTTCGCGCGAACGGCGCTTGAGGTGGTGCGGAACACCCACGGCATCTAG
- a CDS encoding MFS transporter → MRVRDWGVLFVLCGAIFLEGIDVAMLNVALPSIRSDLGMSTGDLQWVMSAYVLGYGGFMLLGGRAADLFGRRQMFVFWLTVFLLFSGLGGFATDGWMLIVARFVSGVAAAFMTPAGLSIITTSFEEGPQRDKALLVYSGTAAGGFSIGLVVGGLLTAVDWRWVFFAPVVLSGIILITALALIPKSPRPDRTGEKVDLAGSVSITSAIVLLVLGVERVSHAGIGWTLGTLAAGLVLLGVFIAVERRSSSPLVRLGILRNASLVRANLAGLLFAAGFFGFQFLVVLYLQELRGWSTLQTSFAMIVIGIDAILSPTLTPKLVSRFGNARVIFVGLLLAALAYALFLPVGADWTYPVMFPSLLILGLAFALAYGPLTITATAGIEEEEQGLAGGLLYTSFQFGAALGLSAATAVNVAATDSDAPAALLDGYHAALVVPLAAALLAALVAAFGLRPPKGTAGTVVAFDDGAANRTETFAPH, encoded by the coding sequence ATGCGTGTGCGTGACTGGGGCGTGCTGTTCGTTCTGTGCGGTGCGATCTTCCTGGAAGGCATCGACGTGGCCATGCTCAATGTGGCCCTTCCCTCCATACGCTCCGACCTTGGCATGTCCACTGGTGATCTGCAGTGGGTGATGAGTGCATACGTCCTCGGCTACGGCGGCTTCATGCTGCTGGGAGGACGGGCCGCCGACCTCTTCGGACGCCGCCAGATGTTTGTCTTCTGGCTCACCGTCTTCCTGCTCTTCTCGGGCCTCGGCGGATTCGCCACCGACGGCTGGATGCTGATCGTCGCACGGTTCGTCAGCGGCGTCGCCGCCGCCTTCATGACCCCGGCCGGCCTGTCGATCATCACCACGAGTTTCGAGGAGGGCCCGCAGCGCGACAAAGCCCTGCTCGTCTACTCCGGCACCGCCGCGGGCGGCTTCTCGATCGGCCTGGTCGTCGGCGGGCTGCTCACCGCGGTCGACTGGCGATGGGTGTTCTTCGCCCCGGTCGTCCTGTCCGGCATCATCCTGATCACCGCGCTCGCGCTCATCCCCAAGTCGCCGCGGCCCGATCGGACCGGAGAGAAGGTCGACCTGGCCGGTTCGGTCAGCATCACCTCCGCCATCGTGCTCCTCGTCCTCGGCGTCGAACGTGTCTCTCATGCGGGTATCGGCTGGACTCTCGGGACGCTCGCGGCGGGCCTGGTCCTTCTTGGCGTCTTCATCGCCGTCGAACGGCGCTCGTCCTCCCCGCTCGTACGCCTGGGCATCCTCCGCAACGCCTCACTGGTCCGCGCCAACCTCGCGGGGCTGCTGTTCGCGGCCGGCTTCTTCGGCTTCCAGTTCCTCGTGGTGCTGTATCTGCAGGAGCTGCGCGGCTGGTCGACGCTTCAGACGAGCTTCGCGATGATCGTCATCGGCATCGACGCGATCCTCTCGCCCACCCTCACACCCAAGCTGGTGAGCCGGTTCGGCAACGCCAGGGTGATCTTCGTCGGACTGCTGCTGGCCGCGCTCGCGTACGCCCTGTTCCTGCCGGTCGGCGCCGACTGGACGTATCCGGTGATGTTCCCGAGCCTGCTCATCCTCGGCCTCGCCTTCGCGCTGGCGTACGGCCCCCTCACCATCACCGCCACGGCCGGTATCGAGGAGGAGGAACAGGGACTGGCCGGCGGCCTGCTCTACACGTCCTTCCAGTTCGGCGCCGCGCTCGGCCTCTCCGCTGCCACCGCCGTAAACGTCGCCGCCACCGATTCGGATGCGCCAGCGGCTCTGCTCGACGGTTACCACGCCGCCCTGGTCGTCCCGCTCGCCGCCGCCCTGCTCGCCGCCCTCGTCGCCGCTTTCGGGCTGCGGCCCCCGAAGGGCACCGCGGGCACGGTGGTCGCGTTCGACGACGGCGCCGCGAATCGTACGGAGACCTTCGCTCCCCACTGA
- a CDS encoding pyridoxamine 5'-phosphate oxidase family protein → MAAKAGAFSDIQDTFFAYVRDIKYATLITVDRKNRPRARVLFPVWEVVDGHPVGWLAAYKTPIKTAHLAGNPHTTYAYWSPRQNAAFVDSVSAWAEDEESRHHAWDLYVKGSPPGLGYDPAQYWRGGPTDPQYHVIRIDPWRIQLVRGADLRSTIWYPDS, encoded by the coding sequence ATGGCCGCCAAAGCCGGTGCCTTCTCCGATATTCAAGACACCTTCTTCGCCTATGTCCGCGACATCAAGTACGCCACGTTGATCACCGTCGACCGGAAGAACCGCCCCCGGGCCCGCGTGCTGTTCCCCGTCTGGGAAGTCGTCGACGGCCACCCGGTCGGCTGGCTCGCCGCCTACAAGACCCCCATCAAGACGGCCCACCTGGCGGGCAACCCGCATACCACGTACGCGTACTGGAGCCCCCGCCAGAACGCCGCTTTCGTGGACAGCGTCTCCGCCTGGGCCGAGGACGAGGAGTCCAGACACCACGCCTGGGATCTGTACGTCAAGGGCAGTCCGCCGGGATTGGGTTACGACCCCGCCCAGTACTGGCGCGGAGGCCCCACTGATCCCCAGTACCACGTGATCCGTATCGATCCCTGGCGGATCCAGCTCGTACGGGGCGCCGACCTGCGCAGCACCATCTGGTACCCCGACAGCTGA
- a CDS encoding alpha/beta hydrolase: protein MTTYVLIPGAASDSWYWHLLKAELCARGHDVVAPDLPCDDDSAGLAEYADVLIDAIGDRTGLVVVAHSFGGFTAPLVCDRVPVELLVLMTAMIPSPGEPASDWWANTGWEQARHKQDKRDGRAPGDDTALFLHDVPPELAAEATKRSRDQSGTPFVKPWPLAAWPPVSTKFLLCRDDRFFPATFMRRIVRERLGIVPDEIDGGHSVALSRPKELADRLEAYQTDARRHPAKTAPRPFQPATLSTPKPLTSSNEEFRLEYY, encoded by the coding sequence ATGACCACCTACGTATTGATCCCCGGCGCCGCGTCCGACTCATGGTATTGGCATCTGCTGAAGGCCGAGCTGTGTGCCCGCGGCCACGACGTCGTCGCGCCTGACCTGCCGTGCGACGACGATTCGGCCGGGCTGGCCGAGTACGCCGACGTATTGATCGACGCCATCGGCGATCGCACAGGCCTCGTCGTGGTCGCCCATTCCTTTGGCGGGTTCACCGCACCGCTCGTGTGCGATCGGGTACCGGTTGAGCTGCTCGTGCTGATGACGGCGATGATTCCGTCGCCGGGTGAGCCGGCCAGCGACTGGTGGGCCAACACCGGCTGGGAGCAGGCCAGGCACAAGCAGGACAAGCGCGACGGCAGGGCCCCAGGCGACGACACTGCCCTGTTTCTCCACGACGTCCCGCCCGAGCTTGCGGCAGAGGCTACAAAAAGGAGCCGCGATCAGTCCGGCACCCCATTCGTGAAGCCGTGGCCGCTCGCCGCCTGGCCACCTGTGTCAACGAAGTTCTTGCTGTGCCGCGACGACCGCTTCTTCCCAGCCACGTTCATGCGCCGCATCGTCAGGGAACGCCTGGGCATCGTCCCCGACGAGATCGACGGCGGCCATAGCGTCGCCCTCAGCCGTCCCAAAGAGCTAGCCGACCGGCTGGAGGCCTACCAGACGGACGCGCGGCGACACCCGGCAAAGACCGCCCCACGCCCATTCCAGCCCGCTACACTCTCCACGCCCAAGCCGCTGACCAGCTCTAATGAAGAATTCCGGCTGGAGTACTACTGA
- a CDS encoding pyridoxamine 5'-phosphate oxidase family protein, with translation MKIENREDVMALPQGDVGLLDSDVAQRLLASKELARLAYVAADGTPRAFPMLFHWTGTEVVLSTFGGAKVRALRARPDVAVTIDAASTPPTVLLIRGRASVTDVDGIVPEYALAQRRYAGEEQGAANVAEVDHPGTKMVRIAVRPTWVGVLDFQTRLPGGTSMEEFESRGRS, from the coding sequence ATGAAGATCGAAAACCGCGAAGACGTGATGGCACTGCCGCAAGGTGATGTCGGCTTGCTGGACAGCGACGTCGCGCAACGGCTGCTCGCCTCCAAGGAGCTGGCGCGGCTGGCATATGTGGCGGCGGACGGCACGCCACGTGCATTTCCGATGTTGTTCCATTGGACCGGGACCGAGGTAGTGCTCTCGACGTTCGGGGGCGCCAAGGTCCGCGCACTGCGGGCGAGGCCCGACGTCGCCGTCACCATCGACGCCGCGTCCACCCCGCCCACGGTGCTCCTCATTCGCGGTCGGGCGTCGGTCACCGACGTCGACGGGATCGTGCCGGAGTACGCGCTGGCCCAGCGCCGCTACGCCGGGGAGGAACAGGGCGCTGCCAATGTGGCGGAGGTCGATCACCCCGGCACGAAGATGGTTCGCATCGCCGTGCGGCCAACCTGGGTCGGAGTCCTCGACTTCCAGACCCGGCTGCCCGGAGGCACCAGCATGGAGGAATTCGAGAGTCGGGGCCGATCGTGA
- a CDS encoding transposase — MISPSGVPGCCHREGFLGFDLWRAAAATGADLLWRVRSNAVLPVVTLLPDGSYLSEIVAARDRNRRADPARVRVIEYTLGPRGKDATVYRLVTTLLDPDTAPAAELAALYAERWEIETTLDEIKTHLGGPRLVLRSQRPAGAEQEIFAFLLVHHAVRDLMHEAARQEGHDPDRISFTRAVRVVRRQVTAQAGLSPLPTHAGPRADSA; from the coding sequence GTGATCTCGCCGTCGGGTGTCCCGGGATGTTGCCATCGCGAGGGGTTCCTCGGATTCGACCTGTGGCGGGCCGCCGCGGCAACCGGCGCCGACCTGCTCTGGCGGGTCAGGAGCAACGCGGTGCTGCCTGTGGTGACGTTGCTGCCCGATGGCTCCTACCTGTCGGAGATTGTCGCCGCCCGTGACAGGAACCGGCGGGCCGACCCGGCCCGTGTCCGCGTCATCGAGTACACCCTTGGCCCACGCGGGAAGGACGCCACCGTCTACCGGCTGGTCACCACCCTCCTCGACCCGGACACCGCGCCGGCGGCGGAACTTGCCGCGCTCTACGCCGAACGCTGGGAGATCGAGACCACCCTGGACGAGATCAAGACGCACCTGGGCGGGCCACGTCTGGTCTTGCGCTCCCAGCGCCCGGCCGGGGCCGAGCAGGAGATCTTCGCGTTCCTCCTCGTTCACCATGCCGTGCGGGACCTCATGCACGAAGCCGCACGACAGGAGGGACACGATCCGGACCGGATCTCCTTCACCCGCGCCGTGCGCGTTGTCCGCCGCCAGGTCACCGCCCAGGCGGGTCTTTCCCCCCTCCCGACTCACGCGGGCCCTCGCGCAGACTCTGCTTGA
- a CDS encoding MerR family transcriptional regulator: MAGNKEILSIGQVAERTGLSVHALRFYEQEGVLVNPVPRGPGGRRVYSEQDVDWLNLCIILRASGMPLPEIRRYTELARQGAGNEQERIELLRRHQDQVADQMKQLEQCRDLINFKVRVYEDILDGAGGHSCDAAVQLGNEDRCQTTEPLETII, translated from the coding sequence ATGGCTGGGAACAAGGAGATTTTGAGCATCGGACAGGTCGCCGAGCGCACCGGATTGAGCGTGCACGCGCTGCGCTTCTACGAGCAGGAGGGCGTGCTGGTCAATCCCGTGCCGCGTGGGCCCGGCGGCCGACGCGTCTACAGCGAGCAGGACGTGGACTGGCTGAACCTGTGCATCATCCTGCGGGCCTCCGGTATGCCCCTGCCAGAGATCCGCCGATACACCGAACTCGCCAGGCAGGGCGCCGGCAACGAGCAGGAACGCATCGAGCTCCTGCGGCGGCACCAGGATCAGGTGGCTGATCAGATGAAGCAGCTCGAGCAGTGCCGGGACCTCATCAATTTCAAGGTCCGGGTGTACGAGGACATCCTCGACGGCGCGGGCGGGCACTCGTGCGATGCTGCTGTACAGCTGGGGAATGAAGACCGTTGCCAGACCACTGAGCCCTTGGAAACAATCATCTAG